The proteins below are encoded in one region of Cucurbita pepo subsp. pepo cultivar mu-cu-16 chromosome LG10, ASM280686v2, whole genome shotgun sequence:
- the LOC111804078 gene encoding probable beta-D-xylosidase 6 isoform X1, with translation MAHVIVSQHHFTFHPLLRAQVFQDTIFKMSISWKSILIFFFFFFQFCKLSSELEFPCDSSLHRSYPFCNTSLSITARAQSILSLLTLEEKIQQLSNNASSIPRLGIPSYQWWSEGLHGIATNGPGVSFDGPITSATTFPQVLVTAASFNRTLWFLIASAIAVEARAMFNVGQCGLTIWAPNINIFRDPRWGRGQETPGEDPMVASAYSIEFVRGLQGGNWKTERVLRDGFGEKGKMEEDDGMDSLMISACCKHFTAYDLEKWKNFSRYTFDAVVTEQDLGDTYQPPFRSCIQQGKASCLMCSYNAVNGVPACANPDLLQQARNDWGLKGYITSDCDAVATVFEYQKYTDTREDAIADVLKAGMDINCGTFMLRNTKSAIDQGKVKEDELDSVLLNLFSVQIRLGLFDGNPREGKFGDLGAQDVCTAQHKTLALEAARQGIVLLKNQNRFLPLDKNAISSLTFIGSLANDASKLLGGYAGVPCSQMSLVEGFQEYVETIFFASGCLDVPCASDNGFDEAILISKQADFVIVVAGLDSSQETEDLDRVSLLLPGKQMDLVSSVASVSKKPIILVLVGGGPLDISFAKKDSRVASILWIGYPGEAGGKALAEVIFGDYNPGGRLPVTWYPESLTNVPMNDMHMRADPSRGYPGRTYRFYTGDSVYGFGQGLSYTSFKYRLLSAPKKLSLPRKIDAKCSRRMMAQVVDGVSVSYMEVEDVESCDLLRFHVKLSVSNIGEFDGSHVVMLFSEFPEVLKGTPQRQLIGFDRLHVKRQQSAQSSILVDPCNHLSMADEYGKRVIPLGDHIISLGDLQHTISIQVF, from the exons ATGGCTCACGTAATTGTTTCTCAGCACCACTTCActtttcatcctcttcttcgagCTCAAGTTTTTCAAGATACAATTTTTAAGATGTCGATTTCATGGAAATCAattttgatcttcttcttcttcttcttccaattctGCAAATTATCCTCAGAACTTGAGTTTCCATGTGATTCATCCCTCCATCGTTCCTATCCCTTCTGCAACACATCCCTTTCCATTACAGCCAGAGCTCAGTCCATACTCTCCTTACTCACTCTCGAAGAAAAGATCCAACAGCTCTCAAATAACGCCTCTAGCATTCCTCGCCTCGGTATTCCTTCCTACCAGTGGTGGTCCGAGGGCCTCCATGGCATAGCCACCAACGGTCCCGGTGTGTCCTTCGATGGCCCCATAACTTCGGCCACGACCTTCCCACAAGTTCTCGTCACGGCTGCATCCTTTAACAGAACTCTCTGGTTCTTGATTGCGTCGGCGATCGCTGTCGAGGCTAGAGCAATGTTCAATGTTGGGCAATGTGGGTTAACGATTTGGGCCCCTAATATCAACATTTTTAGGGACCCCAGATGGGGAAGAGGGCAGGAGACTCCTGGTGAAGACCCCATGGTCGCTTCGGCGTATTCGATTGAGTTTGTGAGAGGTCTTCAGGGCGGGAATTGGAAGACAGAGCGTGTTCTTCGAGATGGGTTTGgagaaaaggggaaaatggAGGAAGATGATGGGATGGATAGTTTAATGATCTCTGCTTGTTGCAAGCATTTTACTGCTTACGACTTggagaaatggaagaatttCAGTAGGTATACCTTCGATGCTGTG GTGACAGAGCAAGATCTTGGAGATACATATCAGCCGCCTTTCCGAAGTTGTATTCAACAAGGAAAGGCTAGCTGCTTGATGTGTTCTTACAATGCGGTTAATGGGGTGCCTGCATGTGCAAATCCCGATCTCCTGCAGCAAGCTCGAAATGATTGGGGATTGAAAGG GTACATCACCTCGGACTGTGATGCAGTAGCCACAGTTTTTGAGTACCAAAAGTACACCGACACCCGTGAGGATGCTATAGCTGATGTTCTAAAAGCAG GAATGGATATTAACTGTGGTACTTTCATGCTTCGGAATACCAAATCTGCGATCGATCAAGGAAAGGTGAAAGAAGACGAGTTAGATAGTGTTCTTCTCAATCTTTTTTCGGTTCAAATCCGTCTTGGACTCTTTGATGGGAATCCAAGAGAGGGGAAGTTTGGGGATCTGGGAGCACAAGATGTTTGCACTGCACAACACAAAACTCTGGCTCTTGAAGCTGCAAGGCAAGGAATTGTGCTCTTGAAGAACCAAAACAGATTTCTTCCGTTGGATAAGAATGCCATTTCTTCATTAACCTTTATTGGATCTTTGGCTAACGATGCAAGCAAATTGCTTGGAGGTTATGCAG GAGTTCCCTGCAGCCAAATGAGCCTTGTTGAAGGATTTCAAGAGTATGTAGAAACTATATTCTTCGCATCCGGTTGCCTTGATGTGCCGTGTGCATCGGATAATGGATTCGACGAAGCAATTCTTATATCGAAACAAGCTGATTTTGTTATTGTAGTGGCTGGACTAGATTCATCTCAAGAAACTGAAGATCTAGACCGAGTTAGTCTTTTGCTACCCGGTAAGCAAATGGACCTTGTATCTTCCGTGGCATCAGTAAGTAAGAAACCGATAATTCTTGTGCTCGTCGGCGGAGGACCGCTTGACATATCTTTTGCTAAGAAGGACTCGAGAGTTGCAAGTATTCTTTGGATCGGTTACCCCGGGGAAGCCGGTGGGAAAGCTCTAGCTGAAGTCATCTTTGGAGACTATAACCCAG GTGGACGGTTACCCGTAACATGGTATCCAGAATCATTAACCAATGTTCCTATGAATGATATGCACATGAGAGCCGACCCGTCTCGTGGTTACCCCGGAAGAACTTATCGATTTTATACCGGAGATAGCGTGTATGGATTCGGGCAAGGGTTGAGTTACACAAGTTTCAAGTACAGGTTGTTATCAGCACCAAAGAAGCTGAGTCTTCCGAGAAAAATTGACGCAAAGTGTAGCAGAAGAATGATGGCTCAAGTAGTAGATGGAGTGAGTGTGAGTTACATGGAAGTTGAGGATGTAGAATCGTGTGATTTGCTGAGATTTCACGTGAAGTTATCTGTGAGTAACATTGGTGAGTTTGATGGGAGCCATGTGGTGATGCTGTTCTCTGAGTTTCCAGAAGTTTTGAAAGGCACTCCTCAACGACAGCTGATCGGCTTTGATCGCTTGCACGTGAAGAGACAGCAATCAGCTCAGAGCAGCATATTGGTGGATCCTTGTAACCATCTTAGTATGGCAGATGAATATGGGAAAAGGGTGATTCCTCTTGGTGATCATATAATAAGCTTGGGAGATTTACAGCATACTATTTCAATTCAGGTCTTCTGA
- the LOC111804078 gene encoding probable beta-D-xylosidase 6 isoform X2, whose protein sequence is MAHVIVSQHHFTFHPLLRAQVFQDTIFKMSISWKSILIFFFFFFQFCKLSSELEFPCDSSLHRSYPFCNTSLSITARAQSILSLLTLEEKIQQLSNNASSIPRLGIPSYQWWSEGLHGIATNGPGVSFDGPITSATTFPQVLVTAASFNRTLWFLIASAIAVEARAMFNVGQCGLTIWAPNINIFRDPRWGRGQETPGEDPMVASAYSIEFVRGLQGGNWKTERVLRDGFGEKGKMEEDDGMDSLMISACCKHFTAYDLEKWKNFSRYTFDAVVTEQDLGDTYQPPFRSCIQQGKASCLMCSYNAVNGVPACANPDLLQQARNDWGLKGYITSDCDAVATVFEYQKYTDTREDAIADVLKAGKVKEDELDSVLLNLFSVQIRLGLFDGNPREGKFGDLGAQDVCTAQHKTLALEAARQGIVLLKNQNRFLPLDKNAISSLTFIGSLANDASKLLGGYAGVPCSQMSLVEGFQEYVETIFFASGCLDVPCASDNGFDEAILISKQADFVIVVAGLDSSQETEDLDRVSLLLPGKQMDLVSSVASVSKKPIILVLVGGGPLDISFAKKDSRVASILWIGYPGEAGGKALAEVIFGDYNPGGRLPVTWYPESLTNVPMNDMHMRADPSRGYPGRTYRFYTGDSVYGFGQGLSYTSFKYRLLSAPKKLSLPRKIDAKCSRRMMAQVVDGVSVSYMEVEDVESCDLLRFHVKLSVSNIGEFDGSHVVMLFSEFPEVLKGTPQRQLIGFDRLHVKRQQSAQSSILVDPCNHLSMADEYGKRVIPLGDHIISLGDLQHTISIQVF, encoded by the exons ATGGCTCACGTAATTGTTTCTCAGCACCACTTCActtttcatcctcttcttcgagCTCAAGTTTTTCAAGATACAATTTTTAAGATGTCGATTTCATGGAAATCAattttgatcttcttcttcttcttcttccaattctGCAAATTATCCTCAGAACTTGAGTTTCCATGTGATTCATCCCTCCATCGTTCCTATCCCTTCTGCAACACATCCCTTTCCATTACAGCCAGAGCTCAGTCCATACTCTCCTTACTCACTCTCGAAGAAAAGATCCAACAGCTCTCAAATAACGCCTCTAGCATTCCTCGCCTCGGTATTCCTTCCTACCAGTGGTGGTCCGAGGGCCTCCATGGCATAGCCACCAACGGTCCCGGTGTGTCCTTCGATGGCCCCATAACTTCGGCCACGACCTTCCCACAAGTTCTCGTCACGGCTGCATCCTTTAACAGAACTCTCTGGTTCTTGATTGCGTCGGCGATCGCTGTCGAGGCTAGAGCAATGTTCAATGTTGGGCAATGTGGGTTAACGATTTGGGCCCCTAATATCAACATTTTTAGGGACCCCAGATGGGGAAGAGGGCAGGAGACTCCTGGTGAAGACCCCATGGTCGCTTCGGCGTATTCGATTGAGTTTGTGAGAGGTCTTCAGGGCGGGAATTGGAAGACAGAGCGTGTTCTTCGAGATGGGTTTGgagaaaaggggaaaatggAGGAAGATGATGGGATGGATAGTTTAATGATCTCTGCTTGTTGCAAGCATTTTACTGCTTACGACTTggagaaatggaagaatttCAGTAGGTATACCTTCGATGCTGTG GTGACAGAGCAAGATCTTGGAGATACATATCAGCCGCCTTTCCGAAGTTGTATTCAACAAGGAAAGGCTAGCTGCTTGATGTGTTCTTACAATGCGGTTAATGGGGTGCCTGCATGTGCAAATCCCGATCTCCTGCAGCAAGCTCGAAATGATTGGGGATTGAAAGG GTACATCACCTCGGACTGTGATGCAGTAGCCACAGTTTTTGAGTACCAAAAGTACACCGACACCCGTGAGGATGCTATAGCTGATGTTCTAAAAGCAG GAAAGGTGAAAGAAGACGAGTTAGATAGTGTTCTTCTCAATCTTTTTTCGGTTCAAATCCGTCTTGGACTCTTTGATGGGAATCCAAGAGAGGGGAAGTTTGGGGATCTGGGAGCACAAGATGTTTGCACTGCACAACACAAAACTCTGGCTCTTGAAGCTGCAAGGCAAGGAATTGTGCTCTTGAAGAACCAAAACAGATTTCTTCCGTTGGATAAGAATGCCATTTCTTCATTAACCTTTATTGGATCTTTGGCTAACGATGCAAGCAAATTGCTTGGAGGTTATGCAG GAGTTCCCTGCAGCCAAATGAGCCTTGTTGAAGGATTTCAAGAGTATGTAGAAACTATATTCTTCGCATCCGGTTGCCTTGATGTGCCGTGTGCATCGGATAATGGATTCGACGAAGCAATTCTTATATCGAAACAAGCTGATTTTGTTATTGTAGTGGCTGGACTAGATTCATCTCAAGAAACTGAAGATCTAGACCGAGTTAGTCTTTTGCTACCCGGTAAGCAAATGGACCTTGTATCTTCCGTGGCATCAGTAAGTAAGAAACCGATAATTCTTGTGCTCGTCGGCGGAGGACCGCTTGACATATCTTTTGCTAAGAAGGACTCGAGAGTTGCAAGTATTCTTTGGATCGGTTACCCCGGGGAAGCCGGTGGGAAAGCTCTAGCTGAAGTCATCTTTGGAGACTATAACCCAG GTGGACGGTTACCCGTAACATGGTATCCAGAATCATTAACCAATGTTCCTATGAATGATATGCACATGAGAGCCGACCCGTCTCGTGGTTACCCCGGAAGAACTTATCGATTTTATACCGGAGATAGCGTGTATGGATTCGGGCAAGGGTTGAGTTACACAAGTTTCAAGTACAGGTTGTTATCAGCACCAAAGAAGCTGAGTCTTCCGAGAAAAATTGACGCAAAGTGTAGCAGAAGAATGATGGCTCAAGTAGTAGATGGAGTGAGTGTGAGTTACATGGAAGTTGAGGATGTAGAATCGTGTGATTTGCTGAGATTTCACGTGAAGTTATCTGTGAGTAACATTGGTGAGTTTGATGGGAGCCATGTGGTGATGCTGTTCTCTGAGTTTCCAGAAGTTTTGAAAGGCACTCCTCAACGACAGCTGATCGGCTTTGATCGCTTGCACGTGAAGAGACAGCAATCAGCTCAGAGCAGCATATTGGTGGATCCTTGTAACCATCTTAGTATGGCAGATGAATATGGGAAAAGGGTGATTCCTCTTGGTGATCATATAATAAGCTTGGGAGATTTACAGCATACTATTTCAATTCAGGTCTTCTGA
- the LOC111803196 gene encoding serine hydroxymethyltransferase, mitochondrial-like isoform X1 encodes MGRGKIVIRRIDNSASRQVTFSKRRKGLIKKAKELSILCDAELALIIFSSSGKQYEFASTSIESVIEKYNTRKEEDELLLNPISDVKLWQKEVSALRQQLLKLQENNRKLMGEQLYGLSIKDLNSLESQLEFSLQSIRIKKEQILNDEIKELNRKGILMHQQNVELANKVNLFCQENIELQMQAVGSVMTNKYSEGYPGARYYGGNEYIDMAESLCQKRALEAFRLDPEKWGVNVQSLSGSPSNFQVYTALLKPHDRIMALDLPHGGHLSHGYQTDTKKISAVSIFFETMPYRLDESTGYIDYDQMERSAALFRPKLIVAGASAYARLYDYARIRKVCDKQKAIMLADMAHISGLVAAGVIPSPFEYADVVTTTTHKSLRGPRGAMIFFRKGVKEINKQGREVLYDYEDKINQAVFPGLQGGPHNHTIAGLAVALKQATTPEYKAYQEQVLRNCSTFAQSLVEKGYELVSGGTENHLVLVNLKNKGIDGSRVEKVLESVHIAANKNTVPGDVSAMVPGGIRMGTPALTSRGFVEDDFAKVAEFFDAAVSLAVKIKAETKGTKLKDFLTTMQSTPYVQSEIEKLRHDVEEYAKKFPTIGFEKETMKYKS; translated from the exons ATGGGTCGAGGGAAGATTGTGATAAGAAGGATCGATAATTCAGCGAGCAGACAAGTGACCTTCTCCAAGAGGAGGAAGGGACTTATTAAAAAGGCTAAAGAGCTCTCTATTCTCTGCGATGCCGAACTTGCTCTCATTATCTTCTCCAGCTCTGGCAAACAGTATGAATTTGCAAGCACTAG CATAGAGTCGGTAATTGAGAAATATAATACACGAAAGGAGGAAGATGAACTGCTCTTGAATCCAATTTCTGATGTCAAG TTATGGCAGAAGGAAGTATCAGCTCTAAGGCAACAACTACTTAAGTTGCAGGAGAATAATAG GAAATTAATGGGGGAGCAACTCTATGGTTTATCAATTAAAGACCTAAACAGTCTCGAGAGCCAATTAGAGTTCAGCTTACAAAGCATCCGAATTAAAAAG GAACAGATATTAAACgatgaaataaaagaattgaacCGAAag GGAATTCTGATGCACCAACAAAATGTAGAGCTGGCCAATAAAGTAAACCTCTTTTGTCAAGAAAACATTGAATTGCA GATGCAAGCAGTTGGATCTGTTATGACTAACAAATATAGCGAAGGTTATCCCGGGGCTAGATACTACGGAGGAAACGA GTACATTGACATGGCCGAATCCTTGTGCCAAAAACGTGCTCTGGAAGCATTTCGTTTGGATCCAGAAAAATGGGGAG TGAATGTCCAATCTTTATCTGGCTCTCCATCCAATTTTCAAGTTTATACCGCATTGTTAAAACCTCATGATAGGATTATGGCACTTGATCTTCCTCACGGTGGACATCTCTCTCATGGTTACCAG ACTGATACCAAAAAGATCTCTGCAGTGTCTATATTTTTTGAGACAATGCCATATAGATTGGATGAGAGCACTGGCTATATTGACTATGACCAG ATGGAGAGAAGTGCTGCTCTTTTCCGACCTAAGTTAATTGTTGCTGGTGCTAGTGCTTATGCACGTCTATATGATTATGCACGTATACGCAAG GTCTGTGATAAACAAAAAGCTATAATGTTGGCAGATATGGCACATATAAGTGGATTGGTTGCCGCGGGTGTCATCCCTTCACCCTTTGAATATGCTGATGTTGTAACCACCACAACTCACAAGTCACTTCGAGGCCCACGTGGAGCCATGATTTTTTTCAGGAAAGGAGTGAAAGAGATTAATAAACAAGGCCGGGAG GTATTATATGACTATGAAGACAAAATCAATCAGGCCGTCTTTCCTGGTCTTCAAGGTGGTCCGCACAACCACACAATTGCTGGTTTAGCAGTTGCACTGAAACAG GCAACAACTCCAGAATACAAAGCGTATCAAGAGCAAGTTCTTAGGAATTGCTCAACTTTTGCACAG TCTCTCGTTGAGAAGGGCTATGAACTTGTTTCTGGTGGAACAGAGAATCATTTAGTTCTAGTGAATTTGAAGAATAAG GGTATTGATGGGTCAAGAGTTGAGAAGGTGTTAGAATCAGTTCATATAGCTGCCAACAAAAACACTGTTCCTGGAGATGTCTCAGCTATGGTTCCTGGTGGTATCAGGATGG GAACACCGGCTCTTACATCCAGAGGATTTGTTGAGGATGATTTCGCTAAGGTAGCAGAATTCTTTGATGCTGCAGTGAGCTTAGCCGTAAAGATCAAAGCAGAAACCAAAG gaacaaaattgaaagactTCTTGACAACAATGCAGTCTACTCCTTACGTCCAGTCTGAGATTGAAAAGCTACGACATGATGTTGAGGAATACGCAAAGAAATTTCCTACAATTGGttttgaaaaggaaacaatGAAATACAAGAGCTAA
- the LOC111803196 gene encoding serine hydroxymethyltransferase, mitochondrial-like isoform X2 yields the protein MALAMALRRLSSSIDRPVRHLLHGGSFCYLSSLPNEAVYDKERPRVPWPKQLNDPLEVIDPEIANIIELEKARQWKGLELIPSENFTSVSVMQAVGSVMTNKYSEGYPGARYYGGNEYIDMAESLCQKRALEAFRLDPEKWGVNVQSLSGSPSNFQVYTALLKPHDRIMALDLPHGGHLSHGYQTDTKKISAVSIFFETMPYRLDESTGYIDYDQMERSAALFRPKLIVAGASAYARLYDYARIRKVCDKQKAIMLADMAHISGLVAAGVIPSPFEYADVVTTTTHKSLRGPRGAMIFFRKGVKEINKQGREVLYDYEDKINQAVFPGLQGGPHNHTIAGLAVALKQATTPEYKAYQEQVLRNCSTFAQSLVEKGYELVSGGTENHLVLVNLKNKGIDGSRVEKVLESVHIAANKNTVPGDVSAMVPGGIRMGTPALTSRGFVEDDFAKVAEFFDAAVSLAVKIKAETKGTKLKDFLTTMQSTPYVQSEIEKLRHDVEEYAKKFPTIGFEKETMKYKS from the exons ATGGCTCTGGCAATGGCGCTACGAAggctttcttcttccattgaCAGGCCCGTTCGTCACCTCCTCCATGGCGGCTCTTTCTGTTATCTG TCTTCTTTGCCCAACGAAGCTGTCTATGACAAGGAGAGACCACGCGTTCCG TGGCCTAAACAATTGAATGATCCGCTCGAGGTAATTGATCCGGAAATCGCGAACATAATTGAACTCGAAAAGGCCAGACAATGGAAG ggCCTGGAACTCATACCATCTGAGAACTTCACCTCCGTTTCCGTGATGCAAGCAGTTGGATCTGTTATGACTAACAAATATAGCGAAGGTTATCCCGGGGCTAGATACTACGGAGGAAACGA GTACATTGACATGGCCGAATCCTTGTGCCAAAAACGTGCTCTGGAAGCATTTCGTTTGGATCCAGAAAAATGGGGAG TGAATGTCCAATCTTTATCTGGCTCTCCATCCAATTTTCAAGTTTATACCGCATTGTTAAAACCTCATGATAGGATTATGGCACTTGATCTTCCTCACGGTGGACATCTCTCTCATGGTTACCAG ACTGATACCAAAAAGATCTCTGCAGTGTCTATATTTTTTGAGACAATGCCATATAGATTGGATGAGAGCACTGGCTATATTGACTATGACCAG ATGGAGAGAAGTGCTGCTCTTTTCCGACCTAAGTTAATTGTTGCTGGTGCTAGTGCTTATGCACGTCTATATGATTATGCACGTATACGCAAG GTCTGTGATAAACAAAAAGCTATAATGTTGGCAGATATGGCACATATAAGTGGATTGGTTGCCGCGGGTGTCATCCCTTCACCCTTTGAATATGCTGATGTTGTAACCACCACAACTCACAAGTCACTTCGAGGCCCACGTGGAGCCATGATTTTTTTCAGGAAAGGAGTGAAAGAGATTAATAAACAAGGCCGGGAG GTATTATATGACTATGAAGACAAAATCAATCAGGCCGTCTTTCCTGGTCTTCAAGGTGGTCCGCACAACCACACAATTGCTGGTTTAGCAGTTGCACTGAAACAG GCAACAACTCCAGAATACAAAGCGTATCAAGAGCAAGTTCTTAGGAATTGCTCAACTTTTGCACAG TCTCTCGTTGAGAAGGGCTATGAACTTGTTTCTGGTGGAACAGAGAATCATTTAGTTCTAGTGAATTTGAAGAATAAG GGTATTGATGGGTCAAGAGTTGAGAAGGTGTTAGAATCAGTTCATATAGCTGCCAACAAAAACACTGTTCCTGGAGATGTCTCAGCTATGGTTCCTGGTGGTATCAGGATGG GAACACCGGCTCTTACATCCAGAGGATTTGTTGAGGATGATTTCGCTAAGGTAGCAGAATTCTTTGATGCTGCAGTGAGCTTAGCCGTAAAGATCAAAGCAGAAACCAAAG gaacaaaattgaaagactTCTTGACAACAATGCAGTCTACTCCTTACGTCCAGTCTGAGATTGAAAAGCTACGACATGATGTTGAGGAATACGCAAAGAAATTTCCTACAATTGGttttgaaaaggaaacaatGAAATACAAGAGCTAA
- the LOC111803196 gene encoding MADS-box transcription factor 23-like isoform X3, giving the protein MGRGKIVIRRIDNSASRQVTFSKRRKGLIKKAKELSILCDAELALIIFSSSGKQYEFASTSIESVIEKYNTRKEEDELLLNPISDVKLWQKEVSALRQQLLKLQENNRKLMGEQLYGLSIKDLNSLESQLEFSLQSIRIKKEQILNDEIKELNRKGILMHQQNVELANKVNLFCQENIELHRKVYGHDSRSEMSVATGNPLIPYGIISAAAAGPIGGDAGLRMPIHLQLSPREQ; this is encoded by the exons ATGGGTCGAGGGAAGATTGTGATAAGAAGGATCGATAATTCAGCGAGCAGACAAGTGACCTTCTCCAAGAGGAGGAAGGGACTTATTAAAAAGGCTAAAGAGCTCTCTATTCTCTGCGATGCCGAACTTGCTCTCATTATCTTCTCCAGCTCTGGCAAACAGTATGAATTTGCAAGCACTAG CATAGAGTCGGTAATTGAGAAATATAATACACGAAAGGAGGAAGATGAACTGCTCTTGAATCCAATTTCTGATGTCAAG TTATGGCAGAAGGAAGTATCAGCTCTAAGGCAACAACTACTTAAGTTGCAGGAGAATAATAG GAAATTAATGGGGGAGCAACTCTATGGTTTATCAATTAAAGACCTAAACAGTCTCGAGAGCCAATTAGAGTTCAGCTTACAAAGCATCCGAATTAAAAAG GAACAGATATTAAACgatgaaataaaagaattgaacCGAAag GGAATTCTGATGCACCAACAAAATGTAGAGCTGGCCAATAAAGTAAACCTCTTTTGTCAAGAAAACATTGAATTGCACAGAAAG GTTTACGGGCATGATTCAAGATCAGAGATGAGCGTGGCCACCGGAAACCCCTTGATTCCGTATGGTATTATCAGCGCCGCCGCCGCTGGCCCAATTGGAGGCGACGCCGGCCTGCGTATGCCAATCCACCTTCAGCTCAGCCCGCGAGAGCAATGA
- the LOC111803045 gene encoding uncharacterized protein LOC111803045 has product MPLLFLFFSLTLAHNNSSQRMVRKLAKNNESMLWRDVTLEWENRGQVVMDNGLVRITLSSPEGNVVALKYNAIDNLLEIRNPQYNRGYWDVVWNRPNRGSATDRVRATNFKVITATADQIELSFTKTWNPNSHSSCPLNIDKRYILRRGDSGFYAYAIFERLDGWPRIEVDQIRIVFKILGKKFHYMVVSDDRRRIMPTARDRETGHPLAYREAVLLTQPINSNLKGEVDDKYQYSLENMENKVHGWESMNPHVGFWMITPSDEFRTAGPVKQDLTSHVGPTTLSMRIETSKWPYSFVGSTDFPSSNQRGTVSGRLLVRDRHAKKWLMWGDSAYVGLAAPGELGSWQTESKGYQFWTRADGQGYFSINNIRPGNYNLYAWVPGVIGDYKYANDITVTLGSTTRLGLLIYDPPRQGPTLWEIGVPDRTAAEFYIPDPQPTLMNRFYNNSDIHSPDKFRQYGLWERYAELFPHQDLVYNVATDDYRRHWFFAHVTRATRFGTYQATTWQIVFRLQGPKQSGNYMLRLALASTTEAVVEIRFNNPLARRAHFSTGYWASGRDNAIARHGIHGLYWLFNFKVPSGYLVEDENIIYLTQRRHMGPFQGVMYDYIRFEGVQ; this is encoded by the exons ATGCCgcttcttttcttattcttcaGTTTAACCCTCGCCCACAACAATTCCTCCCAACG AATGGTAAGAAAGTTGGCGAAGAACAATGAATCTATGTTGTGGCGCGATGTAACGTTAGAATGGGAGAATCGTGGACAG GTAGTAATGGACAATGGGTTAGTTCGAATCACTTTATCCAGCCCAGAAGGCAACGTTGTTGCCCTAAAATACAATGCTATTGATAACCTACTTGAAATTCGCAACCCACAATATAACAGAGG ATATTGGGACGTGGTTTGGAACCGCCCAAATAGAGGTAGTGCCACTGACAG AGTAAGGGCGACGAATTTCAAAGTGATTACGGCCACCGCCGACCAAATAGAGCTTTCATTCACCAAAACATGGAATCCTAATTCCCACTCTTCCTGCCCTTTGAACATAGACAAAAG GTATATTCTCCGACGGGGCGATTCTGGGTTCTATGCATATGCCATATTTGAACGCTTGGATGGATGGCCTCGAATTGAAGTTGATCAGATTCGAATTGTCTTCAAAATTCTAGGGAAAAA ATTTCATTACATGGTGGTATCGGACGACAGACGGAGGATCATGCCAACGGCAAGGGACCGTGAGACCGGGCATCCTCTGGCTTATCGGGAGGCGGTTCTCTTAACCCAACCCATCAATTCTAACCTTAAAGGGGAG GTGGACGATAAGTACCAGTACTCCCTAGAGAATATGGAGAATAAGGTTCATGGATGGGAGTCGATGAACCCACACGTGGGGTTCTGGATGATCACGCCCAGTGATGAGTTCCGCACGGCGGGGCCCGTCAAGCAAGATCTTACTTCCCACGTTGGCCCCACCACCCTCTCC aTGAGGATAGAGACAAGTAAGTGGCCATACAGCTTTGTTGGATCCACAGATTTTCCATCCTCAAACCAAAGAGGAACCGTAAGCGGTCGGTTATTAGTCCGAGATAG ACATGCTAAGAAGTGGTTGATGTGGGGCGATTCTGCGTATGTTGGCCTTGCAGCTCCCGGGGAATTGGGGTCTTGGCAAACAGAAAGCAAG GGATATCAATTTTGGACACGGGCAGATGGGCAAGGATATTTCTCAATTAACAACATAAGGCCTGGAAACTACAATCTATACGCATGGGTACCTGGTGTCATCGGTGATTACAAGTACGCTAATGACATCACTGTCACGTTGGGGAGTACCACCCGCCTCGGCTTACTGATATACGACCCTCCAAGACAAGGCCCAACTCTGTGGGAGATTGGCGTCCCAGACCGGACAGCCGCCGAGTTCTATATACCGGATCCCCAGCCCACCCTCATGAATCGCTTTTACAACAATTCTGATATCCATTCCCCAGATAAGTTTCGACAGTACGGTCTTTGGGAGCGCTACGCCGAATTGTTTCCCCATCAAGATCTAGTCTACAACGTCGCCACCGATGACTACCGCCGACATTGGTTCTTCGCCCATGTCACCAGAGCCACCCGTTTCGGTACCTACCAAGCAACCACGTGGCAGATTGTGTTTCGTCTTCAAGGGCCCAAACAGAGCGGGAACTATATGCTTCGGTTGGCCTTGGCTTCCACTACCGAGGCGGTGGTCGAAATCCGGTTCAACAACCCGTTGGCCAGACGGGCTCATTTCTCGACAGGATATTGGGCCTCAGGAAGAGATAACGCCATTGCTAGACATGGGATTCATGGGCTTTATTGGTTATTCAACTTCAAGGTTCCAAGTGGATATTTGGTCGAGGATGAAAACATTATCTATCTTACACAGAGACGACATATGGGTCCCTTTCAAGGAGTGATGTACGATTACATACGGTTCGAAGGCGTACaataa